The following coding sequences lie in one Panicum virgatum strain AP13 chromosome 6N, P.virgatum_v5, whole genome shotgun sequence genomic window:
- the LOC120679708 gene encoding fatty acyl-CoA reductase 1-like: MMEGSMDAARIIGYLKGKSILITGSTGFLGKILVEKILRVQPHVHKMYLLVRAIDAQSAKHRVHQEVIGAELFGLLREKYGEGFDSFIEDKIVPLTGDITGEDLGLEASTLHQLAKDMDVIVNIAATTNFYERYDVSLDVNVMGVKHLCHFAKQCANLKMLMHVSTAFASGDSAEVIPEKPITPGQSLREGLRLDIDAELRLAADVKKNLTAAASGDGGGDAHNNNKTADERKAMKELGLQRARHFGWSNTYVFAKAMGEMVLEQHRGDMPVVIMRPSIITSVRADPLPGWMQGTRTIDTLIIGYAKQNISCFLADLRMVMDVIPGDMVVNAMLAAAAARSGEKGALAIYQPTSSLRNPVTYAVLYRSGARHFIEHPRVRDNGEVIPNKEMRFFSTIPRFRLYMILTFKLPLEILHAANLLLCGTFSKLYNDSNRKYKFVMHLVDVYGPFAFFKGCFDDTNLESLRSTMVTKSPDEDEMFNFDPKIIDWDDYFYRIHIPGVLKYVCK, encoded by the exons ATGATGGAGGGGAGCATGGACGCTGCAAGGATCATAGGGTACTTGAAGGGGAAGAGCATCCTCATCACCGGCTCAACTGGCTTTCTTGGAAAGA ttcTTGTGGAGAAGATCCTGCGGGTGCAGCCTCATGTCCACAAGATGTACCTCCTGGTACGAGCCATCGACGCGCAGTCCGCCAAGCACCGCGTCCACCAAGAg GTGATCGGCGCAGAGCTGTTCGGCCTCCTGAGAGAAAAGTACGGCGAGGGGTTCGACTCGTTCATCGAGGACAAGATTGTTCCTTTGACCGGAGACATCACCGGCGAGGACCTGGGCCTGGAGGCATCCACACTGCACCAACTGGCCAAGGACATGGACGTCATCGTCAACATCGCTGCAACCACCAACTTCTACGAAAG GTATGACGTCTCTTTGGACGTGAACGTGATGGGGGTGAAGCACCTCTGCCACTTCGCCAAGCAGTGCGCCAACCTCAAGATGCTCATGCATGTCTCGACCG CTTTTGCGTCCGGCGACAGTGCGGAGGTGATCCCGGAGAAGCCCATCACGCCCGGCCAGTCGCTGCGGGAAGGCTTGCGCCTCGACATCGACGCCGAGctgcgcctcgccgccgacgtcaaGAAGaacctgacggcggcggccagcggcgacggcggcggcgacgcccacAATAATAACAAGACGGCCGATGAGAGGAAGGCCATGAAGGAGCTGGGCCTCCAGCGGGCACGCCACTTCGGGTGGTCCAACACCTACGTCTTCGCCAAGGCCATGGGCGAGATGGTGCTGGAGCAGCACCGCGGCGACATGCCCGTGGTGATCATGCGCCCCAGCATCATCACCAGCGTCCGGGCGGACCCGCTGCCGGGGTGGATGCAGGGCACGCGCACCATCGACACGCTCATCATCGGCTACGCCAAGCAGAACATCTCCTGCTTCCTCGCCGACCTCCGCATGGTGATGGACGTCATCCCGGGGGACATGGTGGTCAACGCcatgctggcggcggcggcggcgcgctccgggGAGAAGGGGGCGCTGGCCATCTACCAGCCCACCTCGTCGCTGCGCAACCCGGTGACCTACGCCGTGCTCTACCGCTCCGGCGCCCGGCACTTCATCGAGCACCCGCGCGTGCGGGACAACGGCGAGGTCATCCCCAACAAGGAGATGCGCTTCTTCTCCACCATCCCGCGGTTCCGCCTCTACATGATCCTCACCTTCAAGCTGCCGCTCGAGATCCTGCACGCGGCCAACCTGCTGCTCTGCGGGACCTTCTCCAAGCTCTACAACGACTCCAACCGAAAGTACAAGTTCGTCATGCATCTCGTTGACGTCTATGGCCCCTTCGCATTCTTCAAAGGATG CTTTGACGACACCAACCTGGAGAGCCTGAGGTCAACAATGGTGACGAAGAGCCCTGATGAAGATGAGATGTTCAACTTTGATCCCAAGATCATCGACTGGGACGACTACTTTTACAGAATTCACATTCCTGGTGTCCTCAAGTACGTCTGCAAGTGA
- the LOC120678999 gene encoding fatty acyl-CoA reductase 1-like produces the protein MMLDAMDAASIIGYFKGKSILVTGATGFLGKILVEKIMRVQPDVHKIYLLVRAIDEPSAKQRVQQEVIDAELFDLLREKHGKGFQQFVEEKVVALAGDIIYENLGLETPMLEALAKEIDVIVNIAATTNFYGRYDVSLDVNVMGVKHLCHFAKQCANLKMLMHVSTAFVSGFREGLILEKPINPGESLREGTHLDIDAELRLVREVKKELTAMNSNSSSSSDDAHNDDKKKKTEERTAMKELGLQRARHFGWSNTYVFTKAMGEVLLGQLRGDIPVVIMRPSIITSIREDPVPGWMQGTRTIDTIIIGYAKQNLSCFLANLNFVMDVIPGDMVVNAMMAAMVAHSEEKGAQVVYHSTSSLRNPATYNVLYQSGLRHFYENPRVGKDGKVIPTREMYFFPTIARFHLYMIFTYKIPLEILHLVNLLLCGFFSRLYNDLNRKYKFVMHLVDVYGPFAFFKGCFDDMNLERLRLTMAMKTPEDRMFNFDPKTIDWDDYFTKIHIPGVLKYLCK, from the exons aTGATGCTGGATGCCATGGACGCGGCGAGCATCATAGGGTACTTCAAGGGCAAGAGCATCCTCGTCACCGGCGCAACTGGGTTTCTTGGAAAGA TCCTTGTGGAGAAGATAATGCGCGTGCAGCCTGATGTCCACAAGATCTACCTTCTTGTGCGAGCGATCGATGAGCCATCTGCAAAGCAACGCGTCCAGCAAGAG GTGATAGACGCGGAGCTGTTTGACCTCCTGAGAGAGAAACATGGCAAGGGCTTCCAGCAGTTCGTGGAGGAGAAGGTGGTTGCATTGGCCGGAGACATCATCTACGAGAACCTGGGCCTGGAGACACCCATGCTGGAGGCGCTTGCCAAGGAGATCGACGTCATCGTCAACATTGCAGCAACCACCAACTTCTACGGAAG GTATGATGTTTCCTTGGATGTGAACGTGATGGGGGTGAAGCACCTGTGCCACTTCGCCAAGCAGTGCGCCAACCTCAAGATGCTCATGCATGTCTCGACCG CTTTCGTGTCTGGCTTCAGGGAGGGGCTGATCCTGGAGAAGCCCATCAACCCCGGCGAGTCGCTGCGTGAAGGCACCCACCTGGACATCGACGCCGAGCTGCGCCTcgtcagagaagtcaagaaggAGCTGACGGCAATGAACTCcaactcctccagcagcagcgacgacgcCCACAATGAtgataagaagaagaagacggaggAGAGGACGGCCATGAAGGAGCTGGGCCTCCAGCGGGCTCGCCACTTCGGTTGGTCCAACACCTACGTCTTCACCAAGGCCATGGGCGAGGTGCTCCTCGGGCAGCTTCGGGGCGACATCCCCGTGGTGATCATGCGGCCGAGCATCATCACCAGCATCCGGGAGGACCCGGTGCCGGGGTGGATGCAGGGCACCCGCACCATCGACACCATCATCATCGGCTACGCCAAGCAGAACCTCTCGTGCTTCCTCGCCAACCTCAACTTCGTCATGGACGTCATCCCGGGGGACATGGTGGTGAACGCCATgatggcggccatggtggcgcaCTCGGAGGAGAAGGGCGCGCAGGTGGTCTACCACTCCACCTCGTCGCTGCGCAACCCGGCCACCTACAACGTGCTCTACCAGTCCGGCCTCCGCCACTTCTACgagaacccgcgggtggggaaGGACGGCAAGGTCATCCCCACCAGGGAGATGTACTTCTTCCCAACCATCGCGCGCTTCCACCTCTACATGATCTTCACATACAAGATACCACTAGAG ATTCTGCACTTGGTGAATCTGCTGCTCTGCGGGTTCTTCTCGCGGCTCTACAACGACCTCAACCGCAAGTACAAATTTGTGATGCATCTTGTTGATGTCTATGGCCCCTTCGCCTTCTTCAAAGGATG TTTCGATGACATGAACCTGGAGCGGCTGAGGCTGACGATGGCGATGAAGACCCCCGAAGATCGCATGTTCAATTTTGACCCCAAGACCATCGACTGGGATGATTACTTCACCAAAATCCACATACCTGGTGTTCTCAAGTATTTGTGCAAGTGA